One genomic segment of Microcella indica includes these proteins:
- a CDS encoding ABC transporter ATP-binding protein, producing MLQIENVTKSFGDRTALDDVSFGVGAGRLTGFVGGNGAGKTTAMRIILGVLASDSGRITLHGEPLTADDRRRFGYMPEERGLYPKMRVHEQLVYLARLRGVRARDAAVRADELIDRLELTERRDEPIEKLSLGNQQRAQIAAALVHDPDVLVLDEPFSGLDPMAVETVLGVLGEFAARGAPVLFSSHQLDLVERLCDDLVIIAGGAIRAAGPRDELRAANTGSQWELLSGEDAGWVRDIPGATVLEFDGGYVLFEADADAAQVVLQRAAALGAVHSFTPRRPTLTEIFREVVK from the coding sequence ATGCTGCAGATCGAGAACGTCACCAAGTCGTTCGGCGACCGCACCGCGCTCGACGACGTGAGCTTCGGGGTCGGCGCCGGGCGCCTCACCGGCTTCGTCGGCGGCAACGGGGCGGGCAAGACCACGGCGATGCGCATCATCCTCGGTGTGCTCGCGAGCGACAGCGGCCGCATCACGCTGCACGGTGAGCCGCTCACCGCCGACGACCGCCGGCGCTTCGGCTACATGCCCGAAGAGCGCGGGCTGTACCCCAAGATGCGCGTGCACGAGCAGCTCGTCTACCTCGCGCGTCTGCGCGGAGTGCGGGCGCGAGACGCTGCCGTGCGGGCCGACGAGCTCATCGACCGCCTCGAGTTGACCGAGCGCCGCGACGAGCCCATCGAGAAGCTCTCCCTCGGCAACCAGCAGCGCGCCCAGATCGCCGCGGCCCTCGTCCACGACCCCGACGTGCTCGTGCTCGACGAGCCCTTCTCGGGCCTCGACCCGATGGCCGTCGAGACGGTTCTCGGCGTGCTCGGCGAGTTCGCCGCCCGGGGAGCCCCCGTACTGTTCTCCAGTCACCAGCTCGACCTCGTCGAGCGCCTGTGCGACGACCTCGTCATCATCGCCGGCGGGGCCATCCGCGCCGCGGGGCCACGGGACGAGCTCCGCGCCGCCAACACCGGCTCCCAGTGGGAGCTCCTGAGCGGGGAGGACGCCGGCTGGGTGCGCGACATCCCCGGCGCGACCGTGCTCGAGTTCGACGGCGGCTACGTGCTCTTCGAGGCCGACGCCGACGCCGCCCAGGTCGTGCTGCAGCGCGCCGCCGCCCTCGGCGCCGTGCACAGCTTCACCCCCCGCCGACCCACCCTGACCGAGATCTTCCGAGAGGTCGTGAAGTGA